Proteins encoded within one genomic window of Ammonifex degensii KC4:
- a CDS encoding RNA-guided endonuclease InsQ/TnpB family protein, which produces MILTTGLRLPDELVGPLKNLTALGLKVQEQVLATYWSPEGLEAVASSPGKAWKLLGTQLSRPQDVYIPSRAWRCILESAGRVLRSMAERKRLFELLLPHFNGKAKDAARELYGLLKKEGEGEKFGYLFNVAEAIANFYAEHGKLPENFFDLQKKPEPKKFTFTTSPDDGPEKGQVIRYECDGRVLRGKVKLPTCPEPRKEEDWQWFSFEAELPEELREKLAQGGKLCAPDLRLKVKPSGKLIALLDIKVEVPEDEPSGEGDRALGVDWGLRKLVTGTVVSKKGQLTPPFFVFWQALKDKLFRIREEISRLQKIRDRYEKKSPEWKKYNRMMASAWQKYHRIQHQLAHQVSSLLVLLAGAFGCRYVFVEWLLTLRGEKGRSKDLNWWVTTTVRGLLFRLLRYKARLLGIRVVPVPPGGTSTVCPRCLKRGKRVKSPGEPEEKDSGSWFVCPSCGYSADRDYVGSLNVGRTGFKLKRPLTYTVCQAAAEPFPSQGAPRAMTFTTLGYIKSVFVANFNALIRLLDPAVLPSIT; this is translated from the coding sequence TTGATACTGACGACCGGCCTGAGACTCCCTGACGAACTGGTCGGGCCCTTGAAGAACCTCACCGCCCTGGGACTCAAAGTCCAGGAGCAGGTGCTGGCGACGTACTGGTCGCCCGAAGGCCTGGAAGCCGTGGCCTCTTCCCCCGGCAAGGCGTGGAAGCTTTTAGGCACACAGCTTTCCCGTCCGCAGGACGTCTACATCCCCAGCCGCGCGTGGCGCTGCATCCTGGAGTCGGCAGGGCGCGTCCTGCGCTCCATGGCCGAGAGAAAACGCCTCTTTGAGCTTCTCTTGCCTCACTTCAACGGCAAGGCTAAAGACGCCGCAAGGGAGCTCTACGGCCTGCTGAAAAAAGAGGGGGAAGGGGAGAAGTTCGGGTACCTCTTCAACGTGGCCGAAGCTATAGCCAATTTCTACGCCGAGCACGGGAAGCTCCCTGAGAACTTCTTCGATCTCCAGAAAAAGCCCGAGCCTAAAAAGTTCACCTTCACGACTTCCCCGGACGACGGTCCCGAGAAAGGGCAGGTGATAAGGTACGAGTGCGACGGGAGAGTCCTGCGGGGTAAAGTGAAGCTTCCTACCTGCCCTGAGCCCAGGAAGGAAGAAGACTGGCAATGGTTCTCGTTCGAGGCCGAACTGCCGGAAGAGCTCCGGGAGAAGCTGGCTCAGGGAGGGAAGCTCTGTGCCCCCGACCTGAGGCTCAAGGTCAAGCCTTCGGGCAAGCTCATCGCTCTTCTTGATATCAAGGTGGAGGTGCCGGAAGATGAGCCTTCAGGTGAGGGAGACCGGGCGCTGGGGGTCGACTGGGGCCTGAGGAAGCTCGTGACCGGCACCGTGGTCTCGAAGAAAGGACAGCTCACCCCTCCCTTCTTCGTCTTCTGGCAGGCCTTAAAAGACAAGCTCTTCCGCATCCGGGAAGAGATAAGCCGGCTGCAGAAGATACGCGACCGGTATGAAAAGAAAAGCCCGGAGTGGAAGAAGTACAACCGGATGATGGCCTCCGCCTGGCAGAAGTACCACCGGATACAGCACCAGCTCGCCCACCAGGTGTCAAGCCTCTTGGTGCTCTTAGCCGGGGCCTTCGGCTGCCGGTACGTCTTTGTCGAGTGGCTCCTCACCCTGCGTGGGGAGAAGGGGAGGTCGAAGGATCTCAACTGGTGGGTGACCACCACGGTGAGGGGGCTCCTCTTCAGGCTCCTGAGGTACAAAGCGCGGCTTTTGGGGATCAGGGTCGTACCGGTCCCTCCGGGCGGCACGAGCACCGTCTGCCCCAGGTGCCTGAAGAGGGGCAAGCGCGTCAAGTCGCCGGGGGAGCCTGAGGAGAAGGACTCCGGTTCCTGGTTTGTCTGTCCTTCCTGCGGGTACAGTGCCGACCGGGACTACGTGGGGAGCCTCAACGTCGGGAGGACGGGCTTTAAGCTTAAAAGGCCGCTGACCTACACGGTCTGTCAGGCCGCGGCGGAGCCGTTCCCGTCGCAGGGAGCCCCCAGGGCGATGACCTTTACCACGCTGGGATATATCAAAAGTGTCTTTGTGGCCAACTTTAATGCACTGATCAGACTCCTGGATCCCGCAGTCTTACCTAGCATAACCTAG
- a CDS encoding IS607 family transposase, with translation MLRYHKKRMYRIAEAAVLLGVHKDTLRRWEREGKIKAVWLGRERRFPEEEIRRLLGEANPDVVVLYARVSGHDQKANLQRQVEVLREAYGPKFSNVVVLTDVGSGLSTSRRGLRKAMELARERKIRAIAVTYPDRLTRFGFEYLEEYFSSFGVEVLVLNREEDKSLRQELVEDFLAIVTSFAGKLYGHRSHKVKKLKNEVKEALSRLDTDDRPETP, from the coding sequence ATGCTGAGGTACCATAAGAAGCGCATGTACCGGATTGCCGAAGCGGCAGTCCTGCTCGGCGTTCACAAAGACACCCTGCGCCGCTGGGAAAGGGAAGGAAAGATCAAAGCCGTCTGGCTCGGGCGAGAGCGCCGCTTCCCCGAAGAAGAAATCCGCCGCCTCTTAGGAGAAGCCAACCCGGACGTCGTGGTGCTTTACGCCCGGGTATCAGGCCACGACCAAAAGGCGAACCTCCAGCGGCAAGTAGAGGTATTGAGGGAAGCGTACGGCCCCAAATTCTCTAACGTGGTGGTCCTGACCGACGTCGGTTCCGGCCTTTCGACTTCCCGCAGGGGTCTGAGGAAGGCCATGGAACTGGCCCGGGAGAGAAAGATACGCGCCATTGCCGTCACCTATCCCGACAGGCTGACGCGCTTCGGCTTCGAGTACCTGGAAGAGTACTTCTCGAGCTTCGGTGTCGAAGTGCTCGTGCTCAACCGTGAAGAAGACAAAAGCCTCCGGCAGGAGCTGGTGGAAGACTTCCTCGCCATAGTCACCTCTTTCGCGGGCAAGCTCTACGGGCACAGGTCACACAAGGTAAAAAAGCTTAAGAACGAGGTGAAGGAGGCACTCTCCCGCCTTGATACTGACGACCGGCCTGAGACTCCCTGA
- a CDS encoding double-cubane-cluster-containing anaerobic reductase gives MPDYESLWSELGIDLKPHAELLEALLPLYQEVYLSQKNRPRGMEYFDFVVGEIHGLRVQELNDFRRQGGKVVGTFCIYVPEELVLAAGGVYVGLCAGVEVGTAQVEAVLPRNICPLIKSFMGFKLARLCPYFESCDLLVGETTCDGKKKTFEILADYAPVHVMEVPQKKEAPDQELWLAEINKLVARLEELTGKKVTYESLREAIRQLNAKRRALRRLAELRRADPPPISGLDALLIFQIAFYDDVERFTEKVNALCDELEERVRQGVGVVPPGTPRLLVTGTPMAIPNWKLPHLAETSGAVIVAEELCTGYRYFQNLTEEEGGSLEELLVNVARRHLAPHCACFTPNGGRLEDIERLIQEYRVDGVISYVLSFCDPYAVEHYQVEKFLKAKGVPVLKVETDYSMQDAGQLKTRIEAFVEMLRQKT, from the coding sequence ATGCCCGATTACGAGTCCTTGTGGAGCGAGTTGGGGATTGACCTAAAGCCTCATGCCGAGTTGCTCGAGGCCCTGTTACCTCTCTACCAGGAAGTTTACCTTTCTCAGAAAAACCGCCCCCGGGGCATGGAGTATTTCGATTTCGTCGTCGGCGAAATTCACGGCCTGCGGGTGCAGGAACTTAACGACTTCCGCCGGCAGGGCGGCAAAGTGGTGGGGACCTTCTGCATCTACGTGCCGGAGGAACTCGTGCTGGCGGCTGGGGGAGTCTATGTCGGCCTTTGTGCCGGGGTGGAGGTGGGTACGGCGCAGGTGGAAGCCGTGCTTCCTCGCAACATCTGCCCCTTAATCAAGTCCTTCATGGGCTTCAAGCTTGCCCGTCTCTGCCCCTACTTCGAGTCCTGCGATCTTTTGGTCGGGGAGACCACCTGTGACGGCAAAAAGAAAACTTTCGAGATTCTGGCCGACTACGCTCCCGTCCACGTGATGGAGGTACCTCAGAAGAAGGAAGCGCCGGATCAGGAACTCTGGTTAGCGGAAATAAATAAGCTGGTAGCCCGGCTGGAAGAGCTTACCGGCAAGAAGGTGACTTATGAGAGCCTGCGGGAGGCTATACGGCAGCTCAACGCCAAGCGAAGGGCGCTTAGGCGTCTGGCCGAGCTACGCCGGGCCGACCCGCCGCCCATAAGCGGACTGGACGCCCTGCTCATTTTCCAGATCGCCTTTTATGACGACGTGGAGCGGTTCACGGAAAAGGTCAACGCCCTCTGCGATGAACTGGAGGAGAGGGTACGTCAGGGTGTGGGAGTGGTTCCGCCCGGAACCCCGCGGCTTCTGGTGACCGGCACCCCCATGGCCATACCCAACTGGAAACTGCCCCATCTCGCAGAGACCAGCGGGGCGGTAATCGTGGCTGAGGAGCTTTGCACTGGATACCGTTACTTCCAGAATCTTACCGAGGAAGAAGGTGGTTCTCTGGAGGAGCTCTTAGTCAACGTGGCCAGGCGGCATCTGGCTCCCCACTGTGCCTGTTTCACTCCCAACGGCGGGCGCTTGGAAGACATCGAGAGGTTAATCCAGGAGTACCGAGTGGACGGGGTGATAAGCTATGTCCTTTCCTTCTGCGATCCCTACGCGGTGGAGCACTACCAGGTAGAAAAGTTCTTGAAGGCCAAAGGAGTACCGGTGCTGAAGGTGGAGACCGACTACAGCATGCAGGATGCTGGACAGCTCAAGACCCGCATAGAGGCTTTTGTGGAGATGCTCAGGCAGAAAACTTAA
- the glnA gene encoding type I glutamate--ammonia ligase — MEELMKREEVLRRAREEGVKFIRLQFTDILGVLKNVAIPIDQLEKALNGELMFDGSSIEGFVRIEESDMYLRPDPRTFVILPWRPREGAVARLICDVYNPDGTPFLGDPRYALKRVLEEAAELGYTCNAGPELEFFLFHLDEKGQPTTITHDQASYFDLSPIDLGEEARREIILTLEKMGFEIEASHHEVAPGQHEIDFKYSDALDVADKIMTFKMVVRVIAQRHGLHATFMPKPLYGVNGSGMHTNLSLSRNGENAFYDPDRPLQLSEVAYYFIGGIIKHIKAITAVTNPTVNSYKRLVPGYEAPVYIAWSCRNRSPLIRIPAKRGPSTRIELRSPDPSCNPYLALAAIIKAGLDGIKNKIEPPPPVDRNIYELSAEERKALGIDCLPGSLIEALQELEKDEVIKEALGPHIYEKFMEAKLKEWHEYSTRVHPWEIETYLVRY, encoded by the coding sequence ATGGAAGAGCTCATGAAAAGAGAAGAGGTTCTACGTCGGGCCAGGGAGGAAGGGGTTAAGTTCATAAGGCTCCAGTTCACGGACATACTTGGGGTTCTTAAGAACGTAGCTATTCCTATCGACCAACTGGAAAAAGCTTTGAACGGGGAACTCATGTTTGACGGCTCATCTATCGAAGGCTTCGTGCGGATAGAAGAGTCGGACATGTACCTCCGTCCTGACCCCCGCACCTTTGTTATCCTGCCCTGGCGACCGCGGGAAGGGGCGGTAGCGCGGCTTATCTGCGACGTTTACAATCCCGACGGTACTCCTTTCCTGGGCGATCCCCGCTACGCTTTGAAGCGGGTACTGGAAGAGGCAGCAGAGCTGGGCTACACCTGCAACGCTGGGCCGGAGCTGGAGTTCTTCCTCTTTCACCTGGACGAGAAAGGGCAGCCCACCACCATCACCCACGATCAAGCCAGCTACTTCGATCTCAGCCCCATCGATCTGGGGGAGGAAGCGCGCCGGGAGATAATCCTGACCCTGGAGAAGATGGGCTTTGAAATCGAGGCTTCGCACCACGAGGTGGCACCAGGGCAGCACGAGATCGACTTCAAGTACTCAGATGCTTTAGACGTGGCCGACAAGATCATGACCTTTAAGATGGTGGTGCGGGTGATTGCCCAGCGCCACGGTCTGCACGCCACCTTTATGCCCAAGCCCCTTTATGGTGTTAACGGGTCGGGCATGCACACTAACCTGTCCCTCTCCCGCAACGGTGAGAACGCCTTTTACGATCCGGATAGGCCCTTGCAGCTGAGCGAGGTGGCCTACTACTTTATTGGTGGCATAATCAAACACATCAAGGCTATAACGGCGGTGACCAATCCTACGGTCAACTCCTACAAGCGCCTAGTACCCGGGTATGAGGCGCCGGTTTATATCGCCTGGTCTTGCCGTAACCGCAGCCCGCTCATAAGGATTCCGGCTAAGCGCGGCCCCTCCACCCGCATAGAGCTGCGCAGCCCCGATCCTTCCTGCAATCCCTACCTCGCCCTGGCGGCCATCATCAAGGCCGGACTCGACGGAATAAAGAACAAGATCGAGCCACCGCCGCCGGTGGACAGAAATATCTACGAGTTGAGTGCTGAAGAGCGCAAGGCTCTGGGAATCGACTGCCTGCCTGGATCCCTCATTGAAGCCTTGCAAGAGTTGGAAAAAGACGAGGTGATCAAGGAAGCCCTCGGGCCCCACATTTACGAGAAGTTCATGGAGGCGAAGCTCAAGGAGTGGCACGAGTACTCCACACGTGTGCACCCTTGGGAGATCGAAACCTACCTGGTGCGCTACTAA